Within Amycolatopsis sp. cg5, the genomic segment CGCTACTCGTCCTCACTTCCGGTTTGCCCGCCTGGGCCGCGACGACCACGTCGTGGACCGACTGCGGCGACGGCTTCGAATGCACGACCCTGCAGGTGCCCCGCGACTACCGGAACCCGGCGCTGGGCACCATCCCGCTCGCGGTGAACCGGCACCGCGCGACCGACCACGCGCACCGCGTCGGCGCGCTGCTGGTCAACCCTGGCGGCCCCGGCGGCTCCGGGCTCGGCTTCGCCAAACGCCTGCTGCCCCGGTTCCCCGAACTCGCGGCCCGCTTCGACGTGATCGGCTTCGACCCGCGCGGGGTCGGGCAGAGCGGGCAGGTCCAGTGCCTGACGGACGAAGAGACCCGGCAGGACTTCGAGGACGCGCGGCCGTTGACCTTCGAACGCGGCCAGGCCTTCGCCGCCCGGTTCACCGCGGCCTGCGTGGCACGCAGCGGGAACATGCTGCCGTACATCGGAACCGAGTCCGTCGCGCGCGACATGGACCAGATCCGGGCGGCACTCGGCGAGGAGCGGTTCAACTACTTCGGCGTCTCGTTCGGCACGTTCATCGGCACGGTCTACGCCAACCTCTTCCCCAAGCGCATCCGCGTGATGGCGCTGGACGGCGCCTACGACCCCGAGGCATACGCGAACCGGCCGTACACCTACGACTTCTGGCAGTACGTCGAAATCGAAGGCGCGCTCAACCGCATGCTCGACTGGTGCGCCCGCGACGCTTCTTGCCCCTTCGGCGACGGCAACCCCCGCGCCGCCTTCGACCGCCTCGTCCGTTCGCTGGATCGCGATCCGGTCCGCGACGCCGACGGCAAAGTCCTCGCCAACGGCTCGGTGCTGGCGTACAGCATGATCTTCGAGCTCAACGGCGGCACATCCGCGTGGCGCGGACTGGCCGCGGAACTCCAGGAAGCCGCGACCTCCCGCACCGGCGACCTGCTCTACCCGCTGAGCGACTCCTCGAGCTTCTTCGCCGCGAACGTCTCGGTGGAATGCGCCGACCGCGTCTACCCGTCAGGGAAGTTCTCGTTGCGCGCCCACCTCGCGCTCGAAGCCGCCACCGGCCCACGCCTCGGCCCGATCGCCGCCTACGGCCCGCCCGGCTACGACCAATCCCACGCCAACGCTTGCCAGCAATGGCCCGCCCAGCGCGCCAGCCGCTACCCCGGGCCCTGGAACGCACCCGGCTCGGCCCCGATCCTGGTCGTCGGCACCACCGGCGACCCGGACACCCCCTACCGCGACGCCATCGCGCTCTCCCGGACCCTGGACAACGCCCGCCTCCTCACCTTCGTCGGCGAAGGCCACTCCGGCCAGGGCCACAGCCCCTGCGCCCGCGCGGCCATCACCGCCTACCTCGTCGACCGCACCCTCCCGGCCCCCGGTACCCGCTGCACCGACAACCCCACCCCCTGACCCCGAGCCCGACCAGGCCAAAAAAATCCCAATGCGTCTTTTGGCCCCTCCTACGGACCGAAAGACGCATTGGGGACCTGCCAGGTGCCGAACGACGCATTGGGGAGCTGCTGGGGACCGAACGACGCATTGGGATTTTTTTAGGCGGGCTGTCACCAGGGGCGGTGGGTGGGCGGGTGCGCGGGCGGCTGGACCGGGGCGAAGGCCGGGACCGTCAGGTCTCCGAAGCCACCGGCCGCCGGGACGTGGTGCAGGCCCAGCGCGACCGCGGTTTCGGGTTGGTCGCGGGTGGCAGGTGGGATGCCGATCTGGTGGTGCAGCAGGGAAGCGAGCAGCGGCATCCGGCTCGGCCCGCCGACGAGGTAGACGCCACCCAGTTGTCGCGGCGTGAGCCCGGCGGCCCGGATCGTCGCCGCGAAGAGTTCCGCGCTGCGCAGGAAACTGGGGCGTACCAAGGCTTCCAGCTCCACGCGGGTGACCATCACGTCCTGGAACGGTTCGGGCATCGGAACGGCCGTCGAGGTGTGGCGCGACAGGCTTTCCTTGGCGCCCTTGACATCCTGCAGCAGCGCGCGCCGGTCACGGCGGTCCGATGTGCTGACCGGGCGCAGGATTCGTTGCCATTGCTGGGGATCGCGGTGCGAGACCTCACGGCCGATGTGCATCAGCAAGGCGTCGTCGATGTCGATGCTGCCCAGGTCGGCGAAACCGTCGTCGGCCAGCACCGAAAAGCCGTGCACGACCGCGCAGTCGAAGGTGCCGGCGCCGAGGTCGTAGACCGCCAGCGGGCCAAGGGGACGGCCCGCTGTCGCCGAGTAGTGCGCGGCGGCCGCGACCGGCTCGGGCACCAGGAGCATGGTCCCGCCGAAGCCTGCCAGCGCGGCGGCTTCGCGCAGCACGGCCTGGTGCGCGGTGCCCCAGCGCGCCGGGTGGGAGATGCGGACCTGGCCGGGGGAAAGGCCGCCGAGCGCGCGCTCGGCCTCTTCCCGGACGCGACGGAGTACCGCGGCGAAGGCGTCGGTGACGCGGACGTCATGTGTGCCGAGGCGCAGGGTGCCCTCGTCGATGCGGCGTTTCGGGTTGGGCTCGAATCGGCTCGGGTCGAGCCTGGCTTTGCGCTCGGCTTCGCGGCCGACGACGAGGGTGCCGTCGTCGTTGACGAAGATCGCCGAAGACATGGTCATCGAGGCGTCGAATTCGATCGGGCGCGGCAACTGCCCGCCGACCGCTATCGACGCGACCGTGCTCGAAGTCCCGAAATCGATCCCCAGCACGTCCATGGAATCGATCATACGAAAAGAGCGGCTCCCCTCCGGAAAGGGGAGCCGCTCTTCTCAGTGCCTAACAGACTCAGCCGGCGTCGGCTTCGCCCGCGTCCTCACCGCTCGCCGCGATGCTGACCGGCGGGCTGTCCGGGACGGCGGTCGGGCGGGCTTCACCGCGGAAGGTGAACTTCGCCTCGTCGTCGCGGTCCTCGACCTCGCCGCTCCAGCCTTCGACATCGACCACGATGATCTGGCCCGGCTGGATCTCGCCGAACAGGATCTTCTCGGACAGCTGGTCTTCGATCTCACGCTGGATGGTGCGACGCAGCGGCCTGGCGCCGAGCACCGGGTCAAAGCCGCGCTTCGCGAGCAGCGCCTTCGCCTTCTCGGTGAGCTCGAGCTCCATGTCCTTGGCCTTGAGCTGCTTCTCCACCCGGCTGGCCATGAGGTCGACCATCTGGATGATCTGGTCCTTGGTCAGCTGGTGGAACACGATGATGTCATCGATCCGGTTCAGGAACTCCGGACGGAAATGCTTCTTCATTTCCTCGTTGACCTTTTGCTTCATCTTCTCGTACTTCGTGCCCTGGTCGTTGCCGGACGCGAAGCCCAAGGAAACCGACTTGGAGATGTCGGAGGTACCGAGGTTCGAGGTGAAGATGAGCACCGTGTTCTTGAAGTCGACCGTGCGACCCTGGCCGTCGGTGAGGCGGCCGTCTTCGAGCACCTGCAGGAGCGTGTTGTAGATCTCCTGGTGCGCCTTCTCGATCTCGTCGAAAAGGACCACCGAGAACGGCTTGCGCCGCACCTTCTCGGTCAGCTGCCCGCCCTCTTCGTAGCCGACGTAGCCCGGAGGGGCACCGAAGAGCCGCGAAGCGGTGTAGCGGTCGTGGAACTCACCCATGTCGATCTGGATGAGCGCGTCGTCCTCGCCGAACAGGAAGGCGGCCAGCGCCTTCGACAGCTCGGTCTTACCGACACCCGACGGGCCCGCGAAGATGAACGAACCGGAAGGCCGCTTCGGGTCCTTCAGGCCGGCACGGGTACGCCGGATCGCCTGGGAGACGGCCTTGACGGCGTCCTCCTGGCCGATGATGCGCTTGTGGAGCTCGTCCTCCATGCGCAGCAGGCGGGTGGTCTCCTCCTCGGTGAGCTTGAACACGGGGATCCCGGTCCAGTTCGCGAGGACCTCGGCGATCTGCTCGTCGTCGACTTCGGCGACGACGTCCAGGTCACCGTCCTTCCACTGCTTCTCCCGCTCACCCTTCTGGCCGAGGAGGGTCTTCTCCTCGTCGCGCAGGCGCGCGGCACGCTCGAAGTCCTGAGCGTCTATGGCCGACTCCTTGTCCCTGCGGACGTCGGCGATCTTCTCGTCGAACTCGCGCAGGTCCGGCGGAGCGGTCATCCGGCGGATGCGCATCCGGGCGCCAGCCTCGTCGATCAGGTCGATCGCCTTGTCCGGAAGGAACCGGTCGTTGATGTAGCGGTCGGCCAGCGTGGCCGCCGCGACCAGCGCGGAGTCGGTGATCGAGACGCGGTGGTGCGCCTCGTACCGGTCGCGCAGGCCCTTGAGGATCTCGATGGTGTGCTCGAGCGACGGCTCGCCGACCTGGATCGGCTGGAAGCGGCGCTCCAGCGCGGCGTCCTTCTCGATGTACTTGCGGTACTCCTCGAGCGTGGTCGCGCCGATCGTCTGCAGCTCACCGCGGGCGAGCATCGGCTTCAGGATCGAAGCCGCGTCGATCGCGCCCTCGGCGGCACCCGCGCCGACGAGCGTGTGCAGCTCGTCGATGAACAGGATGATGTCGCCGCGGGTCTTGATCTCCTTGAGGACCTTCTTGAGGCGCTCTTCGAAGTCACCGCGGTAGCGCGAACCGGCGACCAGCGAGCCGAGGTCCAGCGTGTACAGCTGCTTGTCCTTGAGCGTCTCGGGCACCTCGCCCTTGACGATGTTCTGCGCGAGCCCCTCGACGACGGCGGTCTTGCCGACGCCGGGCTCGCCGATGAGCACGGGGTTGTTCTTGGTGCGGCGCGAGAGCACCTGCATCACGCGCTCGATCTCCTTGCCGCGCCCGATGACCGGGTCGAGCTTGCCCTCGCGGGCCGACGCGGTCAGGTTGCGGCCGAACTGGTCGAGCACCAGCGACGACGACGGGGTGCCCTCGCCACGGCCGGAGCCGGATTCCTGCGGCTCCTTGCCCTGGTAGCCGGACAGGAGCTGCAGCACCTGCTGGCGGACCCTGTTGAGGTCGGCGCCGAGCTTGACGAGCACCTGTGCGGCGACGCCCTCGCCCTCGCGGATCAGCCCGAGCAGGATGTGCTCGGTGCCGATGTAGTTGTGGCCGAGCTGCAGCGCTTCGCGCAGCGACAGCTCCAGCACCTTTTTGGCACGCGGGGTGAAGGGGATGTGACCGCTCGGGGCCTGCTGCCCCTGGCCGATGATCTCCTCGACCTGCTGGCGGACACCCTCCAGCGCGATACCCAGTGACTCCAGCGCCTTGGCGGCGACACCCTCACCCTCGTGGATCAGACCCAAGAGGATGTGCTCGGTGCCGATGTAGTTGTGGTTGAGCATCCTGGCTTCTTCTTGAGCCAGCACAACCACCCGCCTCGCGCGGTCGGTGAACCTCTCAAACATGTGCACTCCCTCGACTGCTGCGCCGGCGGCCCTAGTCCATCGTCGTGCTTTCACCGCGATGGATTCAGCACCGTAAGACCACTCTAGTAGCCATGTGGTCGCGCTGGCGTACCACTACGGCCCTTTGCGGCCTGTTCACGCCACTCGGATTTCAACCGGGGCGCGGGTCCATCATCCGGTTGACCTGTACCTCTACGTCAACCCTTAACGTGCCGGGTTCACCCGCGATTCCGCGCGAGACCCCTTGTCCGCTCAGCGCGAACAGGCGTCCGAGCAGTGAGAATCCCACCCGCTTGGCGGAAAGCGGCCCCTTATGTAAGGTTAGGCACGCCTAACACATTGCCCCGGTTGGTCACGGAGAGTCGCCGTCGGGAGGGAGCCGAGGGGGCCCGTCATGCATTCCCAGCGGGCCTCGTGCGGCTCCGGCGAAGACCTCGATTTCGACGGACTCGCCGCCTCGGTCCACCGGATCGAGCGAATCCAGCAGCTCAGCGGCCTCCGGTTCGGCATGACGGACGCGCCGGGCTGGCTGCGCTGCGACGACCTGCTCGACGCCCCGGAGCGGCTCCGCGCCTGGCAGGGCAGGCTCGCGGACTGGCTGGGCACGCAGTACGACGAGGTGCCCGCACGGACAGTCGCGGCCTGGATCGCGTCCTGGTACCTGCACGTTCCCGCCCGCGCGGCCGCGGTGCTGTTCCATCACGAGCGCCGGGTGCCCGTGTCGAAGCTCGCCTTCCGGCTGTCGGACGACCGGCCGCACCCGGCGGAGATCGCACTGCTCGGCGACGGCTTCCACTGCCTGCCGTCCGACACCGCCGCCGCGCGCCCGGAGGCCACGGTCGTCGCCGACGAGCAGGAGCTCGCCGCCGCGCTGCGCGACGGCTACCTCGCGCACGCCACCCGGTTCGTCGACGCGTACGGCCCGCTGAGCCGCCTCGGCAGGCGGTCGCTCTGGGCGGCCGCCACGGACGCGCTCGACACCGCGCTGTGGTCCGCTGGCGAGCCGGACGCGGGCGTGGCGGACGCCGCGCTGGTGCTCGGCTCCCGCCACGCGCCGCTCACGGCGGCCTCGACGCTCCGGCTCACCCCCGAACGCGAGTGGACGCGCCGTCTGGAGAGCTGTTGCTTCTCGTATCTCTTGCCGTCGACGCCCGAGTGCGACGGCTGCCCGCGCTCAACCCCCAAGCAGTCGTGAGTGTTTAGACCGGTTATTGAGGGGAAGGGCGAATGTGGCGTGTTGGTGTTCGGACACGTCCGTTCGTGTGGTCACGAAGGCGCGGGTCGCACCGGGGGTGCGAGGGGAACCCCTGCTCCGTTGGATGCAGCAGGGTTTCCCCTCGCCCGCGGGTGTAAAGCGAGGGGACCCCTCGGTGCGACATACACACCGAGGGGTCCCCTCACTTCAGCCCTCACACCCGCAACACTCACGACCTCGCGGAGTAAAGCGGGCTTTATCCCACACACCACAGCCCACGGCTATCCGCGAGTGGTAACTCTGCTCCGCTCGATGCAGCAGAGTCACCACTCACACCCGCTCGCTCCCTGACCTGGTGCCCGGCGAGCCCGCGACCGCGGCCAACGCGTCACCTTTGGGTTTCCGCTCAATAGAACCGGCCGTATCACTCACGAGCCTTGACCTCAGGGGCGCCACGCCGGGTCGCGTCCCACGAGGCCCAGCGCGCGGTCCAGCGTCGACGAGGAGGCGGGCACGGGCACTTCCGGCCCGAAGACACCCATCGCCCGCGCCTGCTCTGCCATGGCGTCCACAGCGGCATACAGGTCGGCGGCCGTGTCCTCGTCGATGGTCAGTTCCTGTCCGGTGGCGACCGCGAGGTCCCAGCCGTGGAGCGCGAGTTCCGCGAGTGCCATTCCGGCGATGACCGAGGCCGGCATCTCGACCGAGCCCATCTTCGACATTCCGTCGAGCGCGCCGGGCTTGCCGAATACGTCGGTCAGTTCGTCAGTTTGCTTCCGGAGCGCGGCGGCCCAGTCGGACCGGGTCAGGTCGTTGTCCGTCTCGCCGCCCTCGACGGCGGGCGCGGGCTCCTTGCGCCCGCCGGCCACGAGCCAGGGTCCCCAATAAAGAAGGTGGTTCAGCAGAGCGCGCACCGTGTAGTCGTCGCACGGTGTCCGCTTGGCGAGATCGTCTTCGCGCACGGCCGTCACGACGGTTTTGAACGCGTCGGCGGCGGAGGTCATCGAGAGGTACAGGTCGGCCATGCCCCATTAGCGCACACGGGCCGAAGACCTGTCTTGGACAAACGCGTCAGTTATTCGGCTGCCCGATCGATCCCGATGGCCGAGACCGACAAGATTGCGTTGTACCGGGTCAATGACGGAGCGCGAGCGGATCATGCGTTCCGGGACATCGATTACACGATTGCCGTGTCATAAAGGCATTGATAACCACGTGACAAAAGACAGCGGGCCGCCGGGATTGCTCCCGGCGGCCCGCTGGGCTGCCCGATCGTGCGGCGCAAGCGTGCCGCAGCGAACTCAGTTCTTCTTGTGGTAAGCCTCGACGACCTCGGACGGGATACGCCCGCGGTCGGAAACCTGGAAGCCGTTCTTGCGGGCCCATGACCGAATGGCCTGGTTCTGCTCACGGTCGACCGTGGCGGGACGGGCGACGGCCTTGGCGGTCGGGCGAA encodes:
- a CDS encoding TIGR03086 family metal-binding protein gives rise to the protein MADLYLSMTSAADAFKTVVTAVREDDLAKRTPCDDYTVRALLNHLLYWGPWLVAGGRKEPAPAVEGGETDNDLTRSDWAAALRKQTDELTDVFGKPGALDGMSKMGSVEMPASVIAGMALAELALHGWDLAVATGQELTIDEDTAADLYAAVDAMAEQARAMGVFGPEVPVPASSSTLDRALGLVGRDPAWRP
- a CDS encoding alpha/beta hydrolase, which gives rise to MFLRRCLAVLTALLVLTSGLPAWAATTTSWTDCGDGFECTTLQVPRDYRNPALGTIPLAVNRHRATDHAHRVGALLVNPGGPGGSGLGFAKRLLPRFPELAARFDVIGFDPRGVGQSGQVQCLTDEETRQDFEDARPLTFERGQAFAARFTAACVARSGNMLPYIGTESVARDMDQIRAALGEERFNYFGVSFGTFIGTVYANLFPKRIRVMALDGAYDPEAYANRPYTYDFWQYVEIEGALNRMLDWCARDASCPFGDGNPRAAFDRLVRSLDRDPVRDADGKVLANGSVLAYSMIFELNGGTSAWRGLAAELQEAATSRTGDLLYPLSDSSSFFAANVSVECADRVYPSGKFSLRAHLALEAATGPRLGPIAAYGPPGYDQSHANACQQWPAQRASRYPGPWNAPGSAPILVVGTTGDPDTPYRDAIALSRTLDNARLLTFVGEGHSGQGHSPCARAAITAYLVDRTLPAPGTRCTDNPTP
- a CDS encoding Hsp70 family protein, encoding MDVLGIDFGTSSTVASIAVGGQLPRPIEFDASMTMSSAIFVNDDGTLVVGREAERKARLDPSRFEPNPKRRIDEGTLRLGTHDVRVTDAFAAVLRRVREEAERALGGLSPGQVRISHPARWGTAHQAVLREAAALAGFGGTMLLVPEPVAAAAHYSATAGRPLGPLAVYDLGAGTFDCAVVHGFSVLADDGFADLGSIDIDDALLMHIGREVSHRDPQQWQRILRPVSTSDRRDRRALLQDVKGAKESLSRHTSTAVPMPEPFQDVMVTRVELEALVRPSFLRSAELFAATIRAAGLTPRQLGGVYLVGGPSRMPLLASLLHHQIGIPPATRDQPETAVALGLHHVPAAGGFGDLTVPAFAPVQPPAHPPTHRPW
- a CDS encoding ATP-dependent Clp protease ATP-binding subunit gives rise to the protein MFERFTDRARRVVVLAQEEARMLNHNYIGTEHILLGLIHEGEGVAAKALESLGIALEGVRQQVEEIIGQGQQAPSGHIPFTPRAKKVLELSLREALQLGHNYIGTEHILLGLIREGEGVAAQVLVKLGADLNRVRQQVLQLLSGYQGKEPQESGSGRGEGTPSSSLVLDQFGRNLTASAREGKLDPVIGRGKEIERVMQVLSRRTKNNPVLIGEPGVGKTAVVEGLAQNIVKGEVPETLKDKQLYTLDLGSLVAGSRYRGDFEERLKKVLKEIKTRGDIILFIDELHTLVGAGAAEGAIDAASILKPMLARGELQTIGATTLEEYRKYIEKDAALERRFQPIQVGEPSLEHTIEILKGLRDRYEAHHRVSITDSALVAAATLADRYINDRFLPDKAIDLIDEAGARMRIRRMTAPPDLREFDEKIADVRRDKESAIDAQDFERAARLRDEEKTLLGQKGEREKQWKDGDLDVVAEVDDEQIAEVLANWTGIPVFKLTEEETTRLLRMEDELHKRIIGQEDAVKAVSQAIRRTRAGLKDPKRPSGSFIFAGPSGVGKTELSKALAAFLFGEDDALIQIDMGEFHDRYTASRLFGAPPGYVGYEEGGQLTEKVRRKPFSVVLFDEIEKAHQEIYNTLLQVLEDGRLTDGQGRTVDFKNTVLIFTSNLGTSDISKSVSLGFASGNDQGTKYEKMKQKVNEEMKKHFRPEFLNRIDDIIVFHQLTKDQIIQMVDLMASRVEKQLKAKDMELELTEKAKALLAKRGFDPVLGARPLRRTIQREIEDQLSEKILFGEIQPGQIIVVDVEGWSGEVEDRDDEAKFTFRGEARPTAVPDSPPVSIAASGEDAGEADAG
- a CDS encoding iron-sulfur protein — encoded protein: MHSQRASCGSGEDLDFDGLAASVHRIERIQQLSGLRFGMTDAPGWLRCDDLLDAPERLRAWQGRLADWLGTQYDEVPARTVAAWIASWYLHVPARAAAVLFHHERRVPVSKLAFRLSDDRPHPAEIALLGDGFHCLPSDTAAARPEATVVADEQELAAALRDGYLAHATRFVDAYGPLSRLGRRSLWAAATDALDTALWSAGEPDAGVADAALVLGSRHAPLTAASTLRLTPEREWTRRLESCCFSYLLPSTPECDGCPRSTPKQS